Proteins from a single region of Antechinus flavipes isolate AdamAnt ecotype Samford, QLD, Australia chromosome 2, AdamAnt_v2, whole genome shotgun sequence:
- the LOC127549371 gene encoding granzyme-like protein 1 codes for MYFLFPLLVTLLQSPGATAGEIIGGHESKPHSRPYMAFVTFNNKDGKKHRCGAFLVREDFLLTAAHCRGSSTIIILGAHNIKEPEKTQQRIPVLRAIPHPRFNKQTGKNDIMLLQLEKKAKLNGAVKVLDLPRNKGRVRPGMACIVTGWGSTLAEKYPNTLQEVDLTVRKDKECQNFKYYNRSTQICAGDPKTRNASFQGDSGGPLVCGKVAQGIVSYGNPDGRNPRVYTRISSFLSWIKKTMNAHEY; via the exons ATGTATTTCCTGTTTCCCCTCTTAGTGACTTTGCTTCAATCTCCTGGTGCTACAGCTG gTGAGATCATTGGAGGCCATGAGTCAAAGCCCCATTCCCGGCCATACATGGCATTTGTGACTTTCAacaacaaagatggaaaaaaacatAGATGTGGTGCTTTCTTGGTTCGAGAAGACTTTTTGCTTACTGCAGCTCACTGCAGGGGAAG TTCCACAATAATCATTCTGGGAGCACATAACATCAAGGAGCCAGAAAAGACCCAGCAGAGAATTCCTGTGCTCAGAGCTATTCCCCATCCTCGATTTAACAAGCAGACCGGCAAAAATGATATTATGTTGCTTCAG CTGGAGAAGAAGGCCAAGCTAAATGGAGCTGTGAAGGTCTTAGACTTGCCGAGGAATAAGGGCAGGGTGAGGCCTGGGATGGCATGTATTGTGACAGGCTGGGGGAGTACCCTTGCAGAGAAATACCCAAATACACTGCAGGAGGTGGATTTAACAGTGAGAAAAGATAAGGAGTGCCAAAACTTCAAATACTACAATAGGTCTACCCAGATATGTGCTGGAGATCCTAAAACAAGAAATGCTTCTTTTCAG GGGGACTCTGGAGGTCCTTTAGTGTGTGGTAAAGTGGCCCAGGGCATTGTCTCCTATGGAAACCCCGATGGGAGAAATCCTCGTGTCTATACTCGGATCTCCAGCTTCTTATCATGGATCAAGAAAACAATGAATGCTCATGAGTACTAA